The following are from one region of the Actinomyces sp. oral taxon 897 genome:
- a CDS encoding alpha-hydroxy acid oxidase, whose translation MVQRQLPNPYEIFDLLHFKTPDLNGRRRRLTAAQTIWDLRKIARRRTPAAAFDYTDGAAEGEVSLRRARQAFRDVEFHPDILHPALDVDTSCQILGGTSALPFGIAPTGFTRLMQTEGEVAGAGAAGAAGIPFTLSTLGTTSIEDVRAANPDGRNWFQLYVMRQREISYDLVRRADAAGFDTLMFTVDTPVAGARLRDRRNGFSIPPQITLGTVLNAVPRPWWWFDFLTTPKLEFASLKSTGGTVGELLDSAMDPTISDADLAVIRDMWKGRIIVKGVQNLHDTKRLIDLGVDGVLLSNHGGRQLDRAPVPFRLLPEVVREVGKDATIMIDTGIMNGADIVAAVALGASFTLIGRAYLYGLMAGGRQGVDRAIEILTEEIVRTMKLLGVASLAELEPRHVTQLTRLVPVRGQVRAAADSL comes from the coding sequence ATGGTCCAGCGACAGCTCCCCAACCCGTACGAGATCTTTGACCTCCTGCACTTCAAGACCCCGGACCTCAACGGCCGTCGTCGTCGGCTCACCGCCGCCCAGACCATCTGGGACCTGCGCAAGATCGCCAGACGCCGCACACCCGCGGCCGCCTTCGACTACACCGACGGCGCCGCCGAGGGCGAGGTCTCACTGCGCCGGGCACGCCAGGCCTTCCGGGACGTCGAGTTCCACCCCGACATCCTCCACCCGGCCCTGGACGTGGACACGTCCTGCCAGATCCTGGGCGGCACCTCGGCCCTGCCCTTCGGCATCGCCCCCACCGGCTTCACCCGCCTCATGCAGACCGAGGGTGAGGTGGCCGGTGCCGGGGCCGCGGGCGCCGCGGGCATCCCCTTCACCCTGTCCACCCTGGGCACCACCTCCATCGAGGACGTGCGCGCCGCCAACCCGGACGGGCGCAACTGGTTCCAGCTCTACGTCATGCGCCAGCGGGAGATCTCCTACGACCTGGTCCGGCGCGCCGACGCCGCCGGGTTCGACACCCTCATGTTCACCGTGGACACCCCGGTGGCCGGGGCCCGCCTGCGTGACCGGCGCAACGGCTTCTCCATCCCGCCCCAGATCACCCTGGGCACCGTCCTCAACGCCGTCCCACGCCCGTGGTGGTGGTTCGACTTCCTGACCACCCCCAAGCTGGAGTTCGCCTCCCTGAAGAGCACCGGCGGGACCGTGGGCGAGCTCCTGGACAGCGCCATGGACCCCACCATCAGCGACGCCGACCTGGCCGTCATCCGCGACATGTGGAAGGGCAGGATCATTGTCAAGGGCGTGCAGAACCTGCACGACACCAAGCGCCTCATTGACCTGGGGGTCGACGGCGTGCTGCTGTCCAACCACGGCGGGCGTCAGCTGGACCGCGCCCCCGTGCCCTTCCGGCTCCTGCCCGAGGTGGTCCGGGAGGTCGGCAAGGACGCCACCATTATGATCGACACCGGCATTATGAACGGCGCCGACATTGTGGCCGCCGTGGCCCTGGGTGCCAGTTTCACGCTCATTGGGCGGGCCTACCTGTACGGGCTCATGGCCGGCGGGCGCCAGGGCGTGGACCGCGCCATTGAGATCCTCACGGAGGAGATCGTACGCACCATGAAGCTGCTGGGGGTGGCCAGCCTGGCCGAGCTCGAGCCCCGGCACGTCACCCAGCTCACCCGTCTGGTGCCGGTCAGGGGGCAGGTCCGCGCGGCCGCGGACTCGCTCTAG
- a CDS encoding carbohydrate ABC transporter permease: MTPAPSTTAPRAAAPKAPPAPSRPPRRGANRPRRVERAYIWMVAPAAVLFTALLTIPLLTGLFYTFTNYQGYGEWRFVGLTNYKNLLTDDIIWGSYAFTFKYALVATVLTNVIALGLALLLNSRMRARNLMRGVFFLPYILPVLIVSYVFSYLFTNNLPLIGRELGWEWLSTSLLANEDLAWLAIVAVGVWQAAAYNTIIYLAGLQTVPEEIYEAAALDGAGPWRRLRSMTLPLIIPFMGINMILSFKNFLGVFDQVVALTSGGPGTATQSISFLIFKNGFQGGEYAYQTANGIIYFLIVVAISFAQLKFFQSRERV, encoded by the coding sequence ATGACCCCTGCACCCAGCACGACGGCGCCCAGGGCCGCGGCCCCGAAGGCGCCCCCAGCCCCCTCGCGCCCGCCTCGCCGCGGCGCCAACCGGCCCAGGAGGGTCGAGCGCGCCTACATCTGGATGGTGGCCCCCGCAGCGGTCCTCTTCACGGCCCTGCTGACTATCCCGCTCCTGACCGGCCTCTTCTACACCTTCACCAACTACCAGGGCTACGGCGAGTGGCGGTTCGTGGGGCTGACCAACTACAAGAACCTCCTCACCGACGACATTATCTGGGGCTCCTACGCCTTCACCTTCAAGTACGCCCTCGTCGCCACCGTCCTGACCAACGTCATCGCCCTGGGCCTGGCGCTCCTGCTGAACTCCCGGATGAGGGCGCGCAACCTCATGCGCGGCGTCTTCTTCCTGCCCTACATCCTGCCGGTGCTGATCGTCTCCTACGTGTTCAGCTACCTCTTCACCAACAACCTGCCCCTCATCGGCCGCGAGCTGGGCTGGGAGTGGCTGAGCACGTCCCTGCTCGCCAACGAGGACCTGGCCTGGCTGGCCATCGTCGCGGTGGGGGTGTGGCAGGCGGCCGCCTACAACACGATCATCTACCTGGCCGGGCTCCAGACCGTCCCCGAGGAGATCTACGAGGCCGCGGCGCTCGACGGCGCGGGCCCCTGGCGCCGGCTGCGCTCCATGACGCTGCCCCTCATTATCCCCTTCATGGGGATCAATATGATCCTGTCCTTCAAGAACTTCCTGGGCGTGTTCGACCAGGTGGTGGCCCTGACCAGCGGCGGCCCGGGGACGGCCACCCAGTCGATCTCCTTCCTCATCTTCAAGAACGGGTTCCAGGGCGGCGAGTACGCCTACCAGACGGCCAACGGCATTATCTACTTCCTCATTGTCGTGGCCATCTCCTTCGCACAGCTGAAGTTCTTCCAGAGCCGGGAAAGGGTCTGA
- a CDS encoding ABC transporter substrate-binding protein — MPFADNGSGIIYNKDVFDSVGLTPPTTWAELIEICDELTAAGVAPFYWGFKDNWTGAPMFSSISGGYLTDGVAAWYQRRREGAVSFSELTPVLEKMRTVAGYGNPSKFELGYNDANQGFAQGRAAMYWHGTYAIPAIRSYNADINLGTFATPADDAADTKVVSGVDVALCTGVSPRHPEESLRFLTYLMQETNQASYCTQQVAYPTLTGLVAEDPALEGLNPYFEAGRVATYSDHNFPPAVTLNAYIQQFLISGDVDAFVSTLDTQWDKVVKRLAETA; from the coding sequence CTGCCCTTCGCGGACAACGGCTCAGGCATTATCTACAACAAGGACGTCTTCGACTCCGTGGGCCTGACCCCGCCCACCACCTGGGCGGAGCTCATTGAGATCTGCGACGAGCTCACCGCCGCGGGCGTCGCCCCCTTCTACTGGGGCTTCAAGGACAACTGGACCGGAGCCCCCATGTTCTCCTCCATCTCGGGGGGCTACCTCACCGACGGCGTCGCCGCCTGGTACCAGCGTCGCCGCGAGGGCGCGGTCTCCTTCTCCGAGCTCACCCCCGTGCTGGAGAAGATGCGCACCGTGGCCGGCTACGGCAACCCCAGCAAGTTCGAGCTCGGCTACAACGACGCCAACCAGGGCTTCGCCCAGGGCCGGGCCGCCATGTACTGGCACGGCACCTACGCCATCCCCGCCATCCGCTCCTACAACGCCGACATCAACCTGGGCACCTTCGCCACACCCGCGGACGACGCGGCGGACACCAAGGTGGTCTCGGGGGTGGACGTGGCCCTGTGCACGGGGGTCAGCCCCAGGCACCCCGAGGAGTCCCTGCGCTTCCTGACCTACCTCATGCAGGAGACCAACCAGGCCTCCTACTGCACGCAGCAGGTCGCCTACCCCACCCTGACGGGCCTGGTCGCGGAGGACCCGGCCCTGGAGGGGCTCAACCCCTACTTCGAGGCCGGTCGCGTGGCCACCTACTCCGACCACAACTTCCCGCCCGCCGTCACCCTGAACGCCTACATCCAGCAGTTCCTCATCTCCGGCGACGTCGACGCCTTCGTCTCCACCCTGGACACCCAGTGGGACAAGGTCGTCAAGCGCCTGGCCGAGACCGCCTGA
- a CDS encoding TIM-barrel domain-containing protein, giving the protein MSSPLSTAPDRPLPAPARPEAVVEGPDYRFTVLTSRLIRMEHLAVPGGFTDVATQLVTSRDLGPVPDFRVRRTGSGEGERVEVVTEHLHLTYRPFRGFSRTGLQVALRTRVIHPHGGTWHFGDTWDPQEPYPTNLGGTARTLDEADGAVPLCPGLLSLAGWAVLDDSASLLLTEDQWVRPRPGASPVDGSTPDTDLYLFGYGQDYRAALGDFFRLTGPTPLIDRALLGNWWSRYHAYSEEEYLALVDRFAAEGVPLSVAVVDMDWHEVDVDPAIGNGWTGYTWNRRLFPDPGRFLAALHGRGLEVALNLHPADGIRRHEAAYRAVAARLGLDPDTGTGIPFNIGDRAFTDAYLTCVHHPLEEQGVDFWWLDWQQGGATDVPGLDPLWMLNHVHYLDSGRERPQGPGGGARPAVPARQETPPPAEAATESPAPREEASPPAGSGAEAPTGSPAPGESATGGGPGAWRRRPVTFSRFADASSHRTPVGFSGDTYATWASLAFQPEFTATAANIGYYWWSHDIGGHMLGTADPERSARWVQLGCFSPVNRLHSTRSAFSSKEPWRYSRDARATMEAYLRLRHRLVPTLYTWARRAHSQGVGPVRPLYHDHPRQPGAYRHRTTFLFGDLLVVPMVHPLDAVTRLGREDAWLPRGTWWDVVTGRRYEVLPEGGRELSFFRPLERLPVLAREGCVLVLAGDLSEAAGSNPVHLALVLVPGAPGTRGEFVLEEDDGSPEPGDDAVTRTTLTASWSAEGVRLSVREQGAEGVVPSRRRLRLEILGVSAPGAAQVRLDGRPLDVPTAARQADGTTLGGGLSVDLGVVDATARRRGTTVEVGGLAVRQAPWQEEVLALLEEARIDYIVKDAAWAAVGSGLTGAALLASLRAAGLGEDLLGAVTEVL; this is encoded by the coding sequence GTGTCATCGCCCCTGTCCACCGCCCCCGACCGGCCGCTGCCGGCACCCGCACGCCCCGAGGCGGTGGTGGAGGGGCCCGACTACCGCTTCACGGTGCTCACGAGCCGCCTCATCCGCATGGAGCACCTGGCGGTCCCGGGCGGCTTCACCGACGTCGCCACCCAGCTCGTCACGAGCCGGGACCTCGGCCCGGTCCCGGACTTCCGGGTCCGCCGCACCGGCAGCGGCGAGGGCGAGCGCGTCGAGGTCGTCACCGAGCACCTCCACCTCACCTACCGCCCCTTCCGGGGGTTCTCCCGCACCGGCCTCCAGGTGGCCCTACGCACCCGGGTCATCCACCCCCACGGCGGCACCTGGCACTTCGGGGACACCTGGGACCCTCAGGAGCCCTACCCCACGAACCTCGGCGGTACCGCCCGCACCCTGGACGAGGCCGACGGCGCCGTCCCCCTGTGCCCCGGTCTGCTGTCCCTGGCCGGCTGGGCCGTCCTGGACGACTCGGCCTCCCTGCTCCTGACCGAGGACCAGTGGGTTCGTCCCCGCCCCGGTGCGAGCCCCGTGGACGGCTCCACACCGGACACGGACCTCTACCTCTTCGGCTACGGGCAGGACTACCGCGCGGCCCTGGGCGACTTCTTCCGCCTGACCGGGCCCACCCCGCTCATTGACCGGGCCCTCCTGGGCAACTGGTGGAGCCGCTACCACGCCTACTCCGAGGAGGAGTACCTGGCCCTCGTGGACCGTTTCGCCGCCGAGGGCGTCCCCCTGTCCGTGGCCGTGGTCGACATGGACTGGCACGAGGTGGACGTGGACCCGGCGATCGGCAACGGCTGGACGGGCTACACCTGGAACCGGAGGCTCTTCCCGGACCCCGGGCGCTTCCTGGCCGCCCTCCACGGGCGCGGCCTGGAGGTCGCCCTCAACCTCCACCCGGCCGACGGGATCCGCCGTCACGAGGCCGCCTACCGCGCCGTGGCCGCCCGGCTGGGCCTGGACCCGGACACGGGCACGGGCATCCCCTTCAATATCGGGGACAGGGCCTTCACCGACGCCTACCTCACCTGCGTCCACCACCCCCTGGAGGAGCAGGGGGTGGACTTCTGGTGGCTGGACTGGCAGCAGGGGGGCGCCACGGACGTCCCGGGCCTGGACCCGCTGTGGATGCTCAACCACGTCCACTACCTGGACTCCGGGCGCGAGCGCCCGCAGGGGCCCGGGGGCGGTGCCAGGCCAGCGGTCCCCGCCCGCCAGGAGACGCCTCCTCCCGCTGAGGCGGCCACCGAGTCACCCGCTCCCCGGGAGGAGGCATCCCCGCCCGCCGGGTCGGGCGCTGAGGCGCCCACCGGGTCGCCCGCTCCCGGGGAGAGCGCCACCGGGGGCGGGCCGGGTGCGTGGCGTCGTCGGCCGGTGACCTTCTCCCGCTTCGCAGACGCCTCCAGCCACCGCACGCCCGTGGGCTTCTCCGGGGACACGTACGCCACCTGGGCCTCACTGGCCTTCCAGCCGGAGTTCACGGCCACGGCGGCGAACATCGGCTACTACTGGTGGTCCCACGACATCGGCGGGCACATGCTCGGCACGGCCGACCCGGAGCGCTCGGCCCGGTGGGTGCAGCTGGGCTGCTTCTCCCCCGTCAACCGCCTGCACTCGACGAGGTCAGCCTTCAGCTCCAAGGAGCCCTGGCGCTACAGCCGGGACGCCCGGGCCACCATGGAGGCCTACCTGAGGCTCCGGCACCGTCTCGTCCCCACCCTCTACACCTGGGCCCGCCGGGCCCACAGCCAGGGCGTGGGCCCGGTGCGACCGCTCTACCACGACCACCCCCGGCAGCCGGGGGCCTACCGCCACCGCACGACGTTCCTCTTCGGCGACCTGCTGGTGGTCCCCATGGTCCACCCCCTCGACGCCGTCACGCGCCTGGGCCGGGAGGACGCCTGGCTGCCCCGGGGCACGTGGTGGGACGTGGTCACGGGCCGACGCTACGAGGTCCTCCCCGAGGGCGGTCGTGAGCTGTCCTTCTTCCGGCCCCTGGAACGCCTCCCGGTCCTGGCGCGGGAGGGCTGCGTCCTGGTGCTGGCGGGCGACCTGTCCGAGGCGGCGGGCTCGAACCCGGTGCACCTGGCGCTCGTCCTGGTCCCGGGCGCGCCGGGGACGCGCGGTGAGTTCGTGCTGGAGGAGGACGACGGCTCCCCGGAGCCCGGGGACGACGCCGTGACCCGCACCACCCTGACCGCCAGCTGGTCGGCGGAGGGCGTCAGGCTGTCCGTACGCGAGCAGGGGGCGGAGGGCGTCGTGCCCTCACGCCGCCGCCTCAGGCTGGAGATCCTGGGCGTGTCGGCGCCCGGTGCCGCACAGGTGCGCCTGGACGGCCGCCCCCTGGACGTCCCGACCGCTGCGCGCCAGGCCGACGGGACGACCCTGGGGGGCGGGCTCAGCGTGGACCTCGGGGTCGTGGACGCCACCGCACGACGACGTGGGACCACGGTGGAGGTGGGCGGCCTGGCCGTGCGGCAGGCCCCCTGGCAGGAGGAGGTCCTCGCCCTGCTGGAGGAGGCACGGATCGACTACATCGTCAAGGACGCCGCCTGGGCGGCCGTGGGCTCCGGGCTGACGGGCGCCGCCCTGCTGGCCTCCCTGCGGGCGGCCGGCCTCGGTGAGGACCTGC
- a CDS encoding alpha-glucosidase, with protein sequence MNTPTPAGGPAQPLVPSPRHAGSGPHWWRHAVVYQVYPRSFQDSDGDGVGDLPGLLSRLDYLDALGVDVVWLSPVYRSPQDDNGYDVSDYQDIDPLFGTLADVDALVAGLHSRGMRLVMDLVVNHTSDEHPWFRSSRRGPVPPDGAPSPHADWYIWRPARHVPGLAPGDAGTEPTNWGSAFSGPAWTWDEGRGEFYLHLFSPRQPDLNWENPEVRRAVYTIMRWWLDRGVDGFRMDVINLISKTYPLTDAPLPPGARYGSGFGAVVNGPRVHEFLAEMNREVLAGRVDAAGQPVHVLTVGETPGVTRPEAVLYTGPARGELDMVFQFEHVGLADGPGGKFDPRPVDRVALKRNLAAWQEALAPAVDASGRLTGERGWNSCYWDNHDQPRAVSRFGDDDPAWREVSAKTLASVLHLHRGTPYVYQGEEIGMVNTVFAGVSSYRDLESLNHYHERVGAGDDPASVLASLAANSRDNARTPVQWDADPRAGFTTGTPWIDVAPSCTEVNVASQVGVGGSVLEHYRALIALRHTDPVVALGTFRLLDADDPGSWTVLRELVGADGTREQVLLVASCTREGLETGVGSALRRRLAAEGLDLGQWDDAARVLVASLPASAALPSGRGVPGHLAGWDSVVLRRTV encoded by the coding sequence ATGAACACACCCACCCCGGCGGGCGGACCCGCCCAGCCCCTGGTCCCCTCGCCCCGCCACGCAGGCAGCGGGCCGCACTGGTGGCGCCACGCGGTGGTCTACCAGGTCTACCCCCGCTCCTTCCAGGACAGCGACGGTGACGGCGTGGGCGACCTCCCCGGCCTCCTCTCCCGCCTGGACTACCTGGACGCCCTGGGCGTGGACGTGGTCTGGCTCAGCCCCGTCTACCGCTCCCCCCAGGACGACAACGGCTACGACGTCTCCGACTACCAGGACATTGACCCGCTCTTCGGCACCCTGGCCGACGTCGACGCTCTCGTCGCGGGCCTGCACTCCCGCGGCATGCGCCTGGTAATGGACCTGGTGGTCAACCACACCAGCGACGAGCACCCCTGGTTCCGCTCCTCCCGGCGCGGCCCCGTGCCGCCTGACGGCGCCCCCAGCCCCCACGCCGACTGGTACATCTGGCGCCCGGCCCGCCACGTGCCCGGCCTGGCCCCCGGGGACGCGGGCACCGAGCCCACCAACTGGGGCTCGGCCTTCTCCGGGCCCGCCTGGACCTGGGACGAGGGGCGCGGGGAGTTCTACCTCCACCTCTTCAGCCCCCGGCAGCCTGACCTCAACTGGGAGAACCCCGAGGTGAGGAGGGCCGTCTACACGATAATGCGCTGGTGGCTGGACAGGGGCGTGGACGGCTTCCGCATGGACGTCATCAACCTCATCTCCAAGACCTACCCGCTTACCGACGCCCCCCTGCCCCCCGGCGCCCGCTACGGCAGCGGGTTCGGGGCCGTCGTCAACGGGCCGCGCGTCCACGAGTTTCTGGCCGAGATGAACCGGGAGGTCCTGGCCGGGCGCGTGGACGCCGCCGGGCAGCCGGTGCACGTCCTGACGGTGGGGGAGACCCCCGGCGTCACCCGCCCCGAGGCCGTCCTCTACACCGGGCCCGCCCGCGGCGAGCTCGACATGGTCTTCCAGTTCGAGCACGTGGGCCTGGCCGACGGGCCGGGCGGCAAGTTCGACCCCCGGCCCGTGGACCGGGTCGCGCTCAAGCGCAACCTCGCCGCCTGGCAGGAGGCCCTGGCCCCGGCCGTGGACGCCTCCGGCCGCCTGACCGGGGAGAGGGGCTGGAACTCCTGCTACTGGGACAACCACGACCAGCCCCGGGCCGTGAGCCGCTTCGGCGACGACGACCCCGCCTGGCGGGAGGTCAGCGCCAAGACCCTGGCGTCCGTGCTGCACCTGCACCGCGGCACCCCCTACGTCTACCAGGGTGAGGAGATCGGCATGGTCAACACGGTCTTTGCCGGTGTCAGCTCCTACCGGGACCTGGAGAGCCTCAACCACTACCACGAGCGGGTGGGAGCAGGGGACGACCCGGCATCGGTGCTGGCCTCGCTGGCCGCCAACTCGCGTGACAACGCCCGCACCCCCGTGCAGTGGGACGCGGACCCCCGGGCGGGCTTCACCACGGGCACGCCCTGGATCGACGTGGCCCCCAGCTGCACCGAGGTCAACGTCGCCAGCCAGGTGGGGGTGGGGGGCAGCGTCCTCGAGCACTACCGGGCGCTCATCGCCCTGCGGCACACCGACCCTGTCGTGGCCCTGGGTACCTTCCGCCTGCTCGACGCCGATGACCCCGGGTCCTGGACGGTGCTGCGTGAGCTCGTGGGCGCCGACGGCACGCGCGAGCAGGTCCTGCTGGTGGCCTCGTGCACGCGGGAGGGTCTGGAGACGGGGGTCGGCTCCGCGCTGCGGCGTCGGCTCGCCGCCGAGGGACTGGACCTGGGGCAGTGGGACGACGCCGCGCGGGTGCTGGTCGCCTCCCTGCCCGCCTCCGCGGCCCTCCCCAGCGGGCGCGGGGTCCCCGGACACCTGGCGGGCTGGGACTCGGTCGTCCTGCGTCGCACCGTGTGA
- a CDS encoding ROK family transcriptional regulator yields MTTRRPPTLPENPWADLTGTQRRIVLELLRHGRLSRPQIMEAVGISPASITRLTAPLVASGLLTATAEQVAATGRPQTPLEVRAEAESIVGATLSVTSLTVVVTDLTLTPHASVQVPLGSRSPADVVALLKDTVAEAVSGAGRLPPPACAGISLGGATRGGRVVGEATFYGWSSVPLARLAEEALGVPCTVANDLVALTLGEAWFGAGRRHRRFDVVTVGSGVGFGLACDGNVVTTPSAELGLMGTVPVPDGARPATARAAMDTLTDSALERVWRTECGRSPLEAAQVVRLAVQGDADAVAVVSSFARRLGRLIAMAAAFTLPEVVVVAGERADVATLFEDQVMVGISSLRRSSAGDVRLEVREHHRADWARGAATLALRHRVMADGPTT; encoded by the coding sequence ATGACGACGCGTCGCCCGCCCACCCTCCCGGAGAACCCCTGGGCGGACCTGACCGGGACCCAGCGGCGCATCGTCCTGGAGCTGCTGCGCCACGGCCGCCTCTCGCGGCCCCAGATCATGGAGGCCGTCGGCATCTCCCCCGCCTCCATTACGCGCCTGACCGCCCCGCTGGTCGCCTCCGGGCTGCTCACGGCCACGGCCGAGCAGGTCGCGGCCACGGGACGCCCCCAGACGCCCCTGGAGGTGCGGGCCGAGGCGGAGAGCATCGTGGGCGCCACGCTGTCCGTCACCAGCCTGACGGTCGTGGTCACGGACCTGACCCTGACCCCTCACGCCTCCGTCCAGGTCCCGCTGGGGTCCCGCTCCCCCGCCGACGTCGTCGCCCTCCTCAAGGACACGGTCGCCGAGGCCGTGTCCGGGGCCGGGAGGCTCCCGCCCCCGGCCTGCGCCGGGATCTCGCTGGGCGGCGCCACCCGGGGCGGCCGGGTGGTGGGCGAGGCCACCTTCTACGGCTGGTCCTCCGTCCCCCTGGCCCGCCTGGCGGAGGAGGCCCTGGGCGTCCCCTGCACGGTCGCCAACGACCTGGTGGCCCTGACCCTGGGCGAGGCGTGGTTCGGGGCCGGCCGCCGTCACCGCCGCTTCGACGTCGTGACGGTCGGGTCCGGCGTGGGCTTCGGCCTGGCCTGCGACGGGAACGTGGTGACGACGCCCTCCGCCGAGCTCGGGCTCATGGGGACCGTCCCCGTGCCCGACGGCGCCCGCCCCGCGACGGCCCGGGCGGCCATGGACACCCTGACCGACTCGGCCCTGGAACGTGTCTGGCGGACCGAGTGCGGGCGGTCCCCGCTGGAGGCTGCGCAGGTGGTGCGCCTGGCCGTGCAGGGTGACGCGGACGCGGTGGCCGTCGTCTCCTCCTTCGCCCGGCGCCTGGGCCGTCTCATTGCCATGGCGGCGGCCTTCACCCTGCCCGAGGTGGTAGTGGTGGCCGGGGAGCGCGCCGACGTGGCCACCCTCTTCGAGGACCAGGTCATGGTGGGCATCAGCTCCCTGCGGCGCTCCTCGGCCGGGGACGTCCGCCTCGAGGTGCGCGAGCACCACCGGGCCGACTGGGCGCGGGGTGCCGCCACCCTGGCCCTGCGCCACCGGGTCATGGCCGACGGCCCCACCACCTGA
- a CDS encoding extracellular solute-binding protein — MTALSRRSFLATTARAAALAAAGGSLAACSSGRDGRVRLELFQFKSEAIGLFDRICADFNAANPDIEVTQNFQADNVTALRVRLVKGDMPDLVTINADYNYGALARTGVFHDFAGSDLLGRVQPPSPTSSPASARARRGRTTACPSRTTAQALSTTRTSSTPWA; from the coding sequence ATGACAGCACTGAGCAGGCGCTCCTTCCTCGCCACGACGGCGAGGGCGGCGGCGCTCGCGGCGGCGGGAGGCTCGCTCGCCGCCTGCTCCTCGGGCCGGGACGGCAGGGTCCGCCTCGAGCTCTTCCAGTTCAAGAGCGAGGCCATAGGCCTCTTTGACAGGATCTGCGCCGACTTCAACGCGGCCAACCCGGACATCGAGGTCACCCAGAACTTCCAGGCGGACAACGTCACGGCCCTGCGCGTGCGCCTGGTCAAGGGGGACATGCCCGACCTCGTGACCATCAACGCCGACTACAACTACGGCGCCCTGGCCCGTACCGGCGTCTTCCACGACTTCGCGGGCTCCGACCTGCTGGGACGGGTCCAGCCCCCATCGCCGACATCCTCACCAGCCTCGGCGCGGGCGCGGCGGGGGAGAACAACGGCCTGCCCTTCGCGGACAACGGCTCAGGCATTATCTACAACAAGGACGTCTTCGACTCCGTGGGCCTGA
- a CDS encoding carbohydrate ABC transporter permease translates to MSATTPAPTPTTVPPAAPRRRRRRTYGVSWWTTALAVVLSLTVLVPLYFTVVTAFKTPEELAASGFSLPRSWNLDNFREAWTTTNYPRRLLETAVITVGAVVLTLLTNSLVAYALGRNMHRKWFRRLYYYFVAALFVPFPIIMLPVVKETAWLHLDNEAGLVLLYTVYGLAFNILMYTSFIKSIPVELEEAAAIDGASRWGIFWKVIFPLLSPMNATVGILTCLWAWNDFLLPLVILTDESRATLPLAQYVFQGQFNTNYTVAFASYLMAIAPMVLVYVLAQRWVISGVMRGSQK, encoded by the coding sequence ATGTCCGCAACCACGCCCGCCCCTACCCCGACCACCGTGCCGCCCGCCGCCCCCAGGCGTCGGCGTCGCCGCACCTACGGCGTGAGCTGGTGGACCACCGCCCTGGCCGTGGTCCTCAGCCTGACCGTCCTCGTACCGCTCTACTTCACCGTGGTGACGGCCTTCAAGACCCCCGAGGAGCTGGCCGCCTCCGGCTTCTCCCTGCCCCGCTCGTGGAACCTGGACAACTTCCGTGAGGCCTGGACCACCACCAACTACCCCCGGCGCCTCCTGGAGACCGCGGTCATTACCGTCGGCGCGGTGGTCCTCACCCTCCTGACCAACTCCCTCGTGGCCTACGCCCTGGGCCGCAATATGCACCGCAAGTGGTTCCGCCGCCTCTACTACTACTTCGTGGCCGCCCTCTTCGTGCCCTTCCCGATCATTATGCTGCCGGTGGTCAAGGAGACCGCCTGGCTGCACCTGGACAACGAGGCCGGCCTGGTCCTGCTCTACACGGTCTACGGACTGGCCTTCAACATCCTCATGTACACATCCTTCATCAAGTCCATCCCGGTGGAGCTCGAGGAGGCAGCGGCCATTGACGGGGCCAGCCGGTGGGGCATTTTCTGGAAGGTGATCTTCCCGCTCCTGTCCCCGATGAACGCCACCGTGGGCATCCTGACCTGCCTGTGGGCGTGGAACGACTTCCTCCTGCCCCTGGTCATCCTCACCGACGAGTCCCGGGCCACGCTGCCCCTGGCGCAGTACGTCTTCCAGGGGCAGTTCAACACGAACTACACCGTCGCCTTCGCCTCCTACCTCATGGCCATCGCGCCCATGGTCCTCGTCTACGTCCTCGCCCAGCGCTGGGTCATCTCCGGCGTCATGCGCGGCTCCCAGAAGTAA